A single genomic interval of Musa acuminata AAA Group cultivar baxijiao chromosome BXJ3-4, Cavendish_Baxijiao_AAA, whole genome shotgun sequence harbors:
- the LOC135635759 gene encoding AAA-ATPase At2g46620-like — translation MFPSDPVSVVVAVLGGLFLLRAGLSFKCLLYLLGRWWSWLDEHTHAYQHFEIPRYTESGLENPLIRHATAYVATLSSHECAGAPAVAIVSSGYEPNEFSLHPAPGHPVPDSFLGCRLSWSATGGGNRLVLRLRRQDCSRVLRPYLQHVESVAKNLELRRRETNLFVISSGGGESGEPRWRPVAPFTHPARLDTVAMDPEVKAWVRADLEAFLNGRAYYHRVGRNWRRSYLLHGPPGTGKTSFAAAIANFLCYDVYDLDLALVSDGIDLKALLLATGTRSVILVEDLDLYLSAKGGHEGNSRHARMLNFMDGVLSCCGDEKVMVYTMTSIEAVAAAVLREGWLDVHIHFPMCDFQAFKTLARIYLRLNDHKLYPMVEEVFQSGAKMSPAKVGEIMIANRGSPKRALKLVITELQHLSSAPNLGQQLLERKDRGGDEPVAEDDPPTVREIGRWCGVIRTRSRGLC, via the coding sequence ATGTTCCCGAGTGATCCTGTATCCGTGGTTGTCGCCGTCCTCGGCGGCCTGTTCCTCCTCCGTGCCGGGCTATCCTTCAAGTGCCTGCTCTACCTCCTCGGGCGGTGGTGGTCGTGGTTGGACGAGCACACGCATGCTTATCAGCACTTCGAGATCCCGCGGTACACCGAGAGCGGGCTGGAGAACCCCCTCATTCGCCACGCCACCGCCTATGTCGCTACCCTTTCCTCCCATGAGTGCGCCGGCGCCCCCGCTGTCGCTATCGTCTCATCTGGCTACGAACCCAATGAGTTCTCTCTCCACCCCGCCCCCGGTCACCCTGTGCCCGACTCCTTTCTCGGCTGCCGCCTCTCCTGGTCTGCCACTGGTGGAGGGAACCGCCTCGTCCTTCGCCTCCGTCGCCAGGACTGCTCACGCGTCCTACGCCCCTACCTCCAGCACGTCGAGTCCGTGGCCAAGAACCTCGAGCTCCGTCGGCGCGAGACCAATCTCTTCGTCATCTCCAGCGGGGGCGGGGAAAGTGGAGAGCCGAGGTGGAGGCCGGTGGCGCCTTTCACACATCCGGCGAGGCTCGATACGGTGGCGATGGACCCGGAGGTCAAGGCCTGGGTGCGTGCCGACCTCGAGGCGTTCCTCAACGGGCGGGCCTACTACCACCGCGTCGGCCGCAACTGGCGGCGGAGCTACCTCCTCCACGGCCCCCCGGGGACGGGGAAGACCTCCTTCGCCGCCGCCATTGCCAACTTCCTCTGCTACGACGTCTACGACCTCGACCTCGCCCTCGTCTCCGACGGCATAGACCTGAAGGCCCTCCTCCTCGCCACGGGCACCCGGTCGGTGATCCTCGTCGAGGACCTCGACCTCTACCTCAGCGCAAAGGGAGGCCACGAAGGCAACTCGAGGCACGCCAGGATGCTGAACTTCATGGACGGCGTCTTATCGTGCTGCGGCGACGAGAAGGTGATGGTGTACACAATGACCAGCATAGAAGCGGTGGCCGCGGCGGTGCTGCGGGAGGGTTGGCTCGACGTCCACATCCACTTCCCGATGTGCGACTTCCAAGCATTCAAGACGCTGGCGAGAATCTACCTGCGGCTGAACGACCACAAGCTGTATCCGATGGTGGAGGAGGTGTTCCAGAGCGGCGCAAAGATGAGCCCGGCGAAGGTCGGCGAGATCATGATCGCGAACAGGGGGTCACCGAAGCGGGCGCTGAAGTTGGTGATCACGGAGCTGCAACATTTGTCGTCGGCGCCGAACTTGGGACAACAACTGCTTGAGCGGAAGGACCGCGGGGGCGATGAGCCGGTGGCAGAGGACGACCCACCGACCGTGAGGGAGATCGGAAGATGGTGTGGGGTAATCAGGACAAGGAGTAGGGGGCTTTGTTGA
- the LOC135635864 gene encoding uncharacterized protein LOC135635864, which yields MIVYVASPSSPPTPLSSSSLFLASPIPSLVALYPKTKNKIWRQSQKTRNKGCRRRSGVCRAEFVHDAPFAAAIGACVLNSLVFPISAGETEDEDGGGTIDATDARFAVMGIVSFIPYFNWLSWVFAWMDSSRQRYLVYSIVYLAPYLRTNLSLSPEESWLPIASILVCILHIQLEVSIRNGDIKGIHFFYEAQKLHSLIRKRETESKSHQQSAKKERSKRHMGLPSSHGLRDEVKEWGIPRKQNEELDVDEKKNNSQ from the exons ATGATCGTCTACGTCGCTTCTCCCTCGTCTCCGCCCACTCCCCTCTCCTCCTCGTCCCTCTTCCTTGCTTCGCCGATCCCTTCTCTTGTGGCTTTGTACCCGAAAACAAAGAACAAGATCTGGAGGCAATCGCAGAAGACTCGGAACAAG GGATGTAGGAGAAGAAGCGGCGTTTGTAGGGCAGAGTTTGTGCACGACGCGCCTTTTGCCGCTGCTATCGGCGCCTGCGTTCTCAATTCGCTCGTCTTCCCGATCTCGGCCGGTGAGACCGAGGATGAGGACGGTGGTGGGACGATCGATGCCACGGATGCGAGGTTCGCGGTGATGGGGATCGTTAGCTTCATCCCTTACTTCAATTGGCTG AGTTGGGTTTTTGCTTGGATGGACAGCAGTAGACAGCGTTACCTCGTTTATTCGATCGTCTACTTGGCTCCTTACTTGAG GACTAATTTGTCACTTTCACCTGAAGAAAGCTGGTTGCCTATTGCTAGTATACTTGTTTGCATTCTTCACATTCAG CTGGAGGTGAGTATTAGAAATGGAGATATCAAAGGCATCCATTTTTTTTATGAAGCACAAAAACTACATTCCTTGATAAGAAAAAGAGAGACTGAATCTAAGAGTCACCAGCAATCTGCCAAGAAG GAAAGAAGCAAGAGACATATGGGATTACCATCTTCACATGGACTGAGAGATGAGGTCAAGGAGTGGGGAATCCCTAGAAAACAAAATGAAGAACTAGATGTGgatgaaaagaaaaataattcacAATAA